A region of the Thamnophis elegans isolate rThaEle1 chromosome 1, rThaEle1.pri, whole genome shotgun sequence genome:
TGAAATTGCCATCAGAATTAGTAAGAGATATTCTGTCTCACTGGGAACCAACAATATGTACTCTTTGAATAAGGCTCAGAATGTGTCCAATGACGTTCCTCTCCTGATAAACATGTCCATCTTTAGAAAATTAAGAAAGCTTTTGAGGGTTAAAATGATCATCCAGACTAGAAAGGCTAGCACAGTATTTAAAGTCTGCTGAGAAAATATTTGTGAGGTTTATTTTGGCACAGGGATGTGTGCTGGTTAAGAAATCAGTGGTAAGGTCACCAATCCCTGCCTTTTTAGAAAAAATGGATTAAAAGACTGAATTATACTTGTCAAACATCTTTTTTTGGATTTGGACCTCATGGAAAATTACACATGTAATTTTCTTTATGCAGGGAGTGGATGATTCTTCCTTATCAAACACTGGCGTTCTTTTTCTAATGAGGGGTATCTTTAGTTTAATTCCATACCAGTTAGGTCTGCTTTTTCCGTTTGAGTTGCACAGGGGATTGGGTGGAGGGTGGGAGGTGTAATACTCTAAACAATTGTTTACAAGTTCTTGTCAGATCAACTCTTGACTTCTTATGGTAAGGTGAGGATGACTTTTGGTTGCCTCTTTCCATGAGGTAgctctgattttttccccctcatgaTGTAAATTGTCTATTTATGTCCCAACTAAGTCCTTGTTTAACTCAGGATATATGTGCCACAAGCATACGATGATGATCTATTTCTAGGAGTTTTAAAAGagttgaaataaagaaaaatgatatCCTGAAGATTAGAaagaaggtggatttaaaacttttaaattaaTTAGTTCCATGTGAGAGCCAGAAGCCAATTTCCTTCTGGGGTTGCACATTAAATATATTAGTGGTTTAGTAATAAAATCCTTTTTCTACAGTGACttcattgtacattttaaaaatgtacattaaaGAGCTGATGCAAGTGCAGGTGTCAAGATACCATATTATCCAGCACATCTTCCAAGTCTATAAATCTTTGTTCTAGAACTTTTCTTCTAGTCatgaaggggtgggtgggaatccaGTTTCAGTTTATTAGGAAACGTGATTCCCAGTAAGTCATCTAATGGTGGGCTTCACTGTATGTCAGCAAATTCTTCATAACCCCCTGCAGTTTGTACCAGTATAGTAACAGCTTTTGCAGCCCTAATGATCATCACTTGGCTTGACTTATGTAATAGCTGGGTTCATAAATCATGCTAAGTCACGGTTTTCTTTCTCTGTAGGGTTCAGTAGTTGGGTTCACAGGATGTGCCCTGGCACACCTCATACAAGCAATGGAACAGGATAATGCTAGAACAGCAGGAGAGAGATGAAAACAATTCAACAATTTGGAGAAAAAATGGTCTATTCATTAGGAGAGCTTCTGGAAGGATAATCCCTAGGCTCTTACTCTGTGGCCAATCCTCTTGgaggctttctttttttcctccagatTTAACTCCCTTGTGATTGACAGGACACAAGTGGACCCTGCTAGAAGAAGGCAACAGCCAGAGAGCAAGGCAGAGCATGTTGACAGGAAGTACATATAGATAAGAGAAGGGAAATTCAGACAAAGAAATCAAGGGGCCAAAGTCTTTCAatcagatatttattttattcattaattaaatttattaagCCTCCCATCTCATTATCGAAAGTGAGCCTGAGTAGcttacaggacaataaaaacataaatatatcaTTTGAATGATGTCCTGGAACTGTGAGCAGATATGCACTGAATTTGGGAATCATCATTTTAATTGTTGGTTCTTTATAGCACACACCAACTGTGATATTTGGCTTGAGTGTTTAGTActatggaaaattaaaaaaagaacttcctTTCTAGTTTGGGTTGTAGCAAATTGAAGGTCCCAGacttatagcaatatagcaaatGGTATCCATTATCCTTTTCTTGTGCTCTTTCCCCCCAAACCACATAAAAAGGAATGGAAGTGGCTACCAAACAGCCTTTCCTAACTTGGGGACCTTATGATCTGGGGAACCATATCTCACCAGCATCCATGCCAACATCTGGAGGCATGAGATAGGGTCAAGTTGATGAAAGAGTTCCTAAATGGAAGACTGCCTATGCAAGCCTTATCACTAGATGACAACAGCTGGAAGTAACAGCTGTTGTAATTGTAGGCACCTATCTGGTTTAAGATGTCAGGAACTTGGACAATTTAGAACTGAAGGTTTGTGGGTGCTGTGTTTATAAAcacaaaaatatacaaatatgGATACAATAGTTGAGAATATGGAAACTAGAACTCCAGGGCCATGATTCACTAACTTTAGTGTACAAATCCTGAAGCTGAATCTTTCCCAATCTCAAACCCCATAGAAATATTAGGTTACAGCTTCAATTTCTTCAGCCACTCTGAACAATGACTGTCCTGCTGATTGTGATAAGACTTTATAATCCCACATTCTGAATATCCTCTGTGTGAGGGAGAAAAATGGACTTGGGTGATGCTACACTAATCCCATGTCAAAATACCCGGAAGACAGAGTTTCAGCATCTTAGTAGCCTGTCTGTTTCCCAACACCCTATATATCTTTCATATTGGGTCATCTCCAGAATCCCAGGCCGAGGGGCGTCCCAGGAGTTTTCATGCTGCTTCTTTGCAAGCTTCCAGCTCCTGCTCCAGCTTCTCTCATTAGAGCAAAGCTGTGCTACCctaaaagggaagggggagtaAGCATTATCCATCAGTGAGCTCATGCCTTTGTGCTTAAGGCTTTGACTAAAACAGGCAATGAGAGGACATGTTCTTGCTCCATTCTCAGCCTGGCCACCAGCCAGATCCCACCCCTTCCCCTTGGAATGCAGGAGAATTGCCTGTTCCTGATGTATATCTTACTAGAGTGGCTGGGGAGTGTGTCAGAGGTTTAGGGCGAAGCACTGGCCTTGACTTCTAAAGCATGAGAGAAAGGCAATGCTGTTTATAGACCATTGAGTGATTTTCCAGTCTGCCCAATGCTCACTTTTCTGCCCTTTTTCAAAGGTTGCAAGAGGAAATCCATCTTaaagaagaagcagaaaacaaCTTAGCTGCTTTCAGAGCTGTAAGTCCAAAATGTTTCCTCCAGGGTGTCTTGGAAAATGAGGAAAAGATTTGTAAAATAGCACAAAGGGAAAATATCAGTTGGCATATTTAAAAGTGCCTGCTTAGCTTTCTTTTGCCCCTTTGTTCCTGGGAAGGcatactgtgtgtgtgtctctctcccccacccccacccccttagcACTTTCTCAGATCTTTTCCAAAGTGGTAGACAATTGGTATTTCAATTCCTAAATATAAGCAATTATTAGGATTACAATTAAGACAAGATTGCTGGAGAACATCAAGTTGCCAGCCTTCTATAGCCCCCTTTTTGAATAATTGCAACACCCCTTACTCTTTTGTCTACAACGTTGTGCAACCTTAAGTGTATATGAACTTTATCGTTCTgctagaatatttagaatattccaAATTATCTGATGTTTTGAATCATTCATAATAGGATCAAtatcagtgctgggattcaaaaaattttactacaggttctgtgggcatggcttgattgGCGTGCttcgtgggtgtggcaggggaaggatactgtaaaatccccattccctcccaatcagctgggactcgggaagcagagaataaatgggggtggggccagtcagatgaggtatttaccgattctccgaactactcaaaatttccgctaccagttctccagaactggtcagaacctgctgaataccacctctgatctatagGCCACAGGGAGTGGTTTAAGTGCTCCTTCAAggatacatacaatacaatagagcagcatttgtcctccatttcaagGAATTTGGATTTGAGATTCAGGCAATTGCCCCACCATTGTTATGGTTGCCAGAATCTGGAGTGATGCTAGAAAATTATAGTCGCCCTTTTGTTCCAGGATCATGTGAATCGGTTCAGTTGGGGTCCTTCCCACTCATTTCCTGggcttccagaacttccagtatTGTTGTCATTGGCCAGACTCCCAGATGTTGTCAGTCAAAAATCAGAGGGGGGAGGGGCGCAACCTCTCAGCCTTTTCAGGAGTTAAATGGCAATTAAGATCATTTCCCTGTTCTGTGAAGTTGTGCTCTTTTAATGGGGACCAACCTCTTGAGTCTATTATTACTGCTGAGGTCATGCTCCTCTTTTCTCTGCCGTTACAGGATGTTGACGCAGCCACTCTGGCCCGTATTGACTTGGAGAGGCGTATCGAATCATTGCAGGAAGAAATTGCTTTCCTCAAAAAAGTGCATGAAGAAGTAAGCAGCTGTCTTGTACACGTGTCTTAGTACTTCTCAAAAGGATGGCTTCTAGAATGGAAGGAAGGGTGGGGCTGTTGAAGGGGATGCTGAGGATCAAGCCCAGAATTTAAGCTATAACAGCTTaattgggaaaaaaaggaagatggtATCAAGTATCAAAGGTTTCATGTCATCAGACCAACCTTCTCCTACTAGTTGCATCACATTTTCGGTACAACGGCACAAAGTTTCCTAACGTGTTGGGCAAACCCTACCAACACGTGATGTAAACCAAGGTAGTATTATTCGTTTTGGGTTCTGTAAGAGATGGTGCCTATGGAGCAGGAGTTGATGTGATGGACTACTGTACAGTGAAGCAGCAGTTTCCCAAGGAGGAGGGAGCACATTTCAAAAAGGGTGGTAGTGGGGAGACAAAAAGCAGCACAGCTGGGAGCTGGAtaggagacagagaaaaagagtaaGGCTAGCCACTTGCTAGAATCTCCCAGGGTGTATCAATTAAGGCGAAAGTAGTAAGGGTTTAGTCTGTCAAGATTCTGTCTACGgtgtgtaagcaaataaagaagtGAACTCTGTCGGAATGTCCTCCTTGGGTTTAGCCTAATAGGTTCAATGTCTTGTGTGAACTCAGGGAACTGGCTTAATTTAGTAACCCAATGATTTAATCCACCATAGATTAGCGTGTTGGGTGAAATCGTTTATAACTTTCTGAAAGATCATGTTGGAGAAGGATTTGTCACATCTGAAAGCCTTCTTTTGCAGTTTGATGGTCCCCAATATTTTTGAGTACAAGAACTTTTGTCCCTAACCAGTATGGATTAGGGAAGGTGGCTAGTAAGCCTCTGCCTACTGCATTGGCGTGATGGCACACTCTTTGTGACTTCTCCAGGAAATTAGAGAATTTCAATCCCAGCTGCAAGAGCAACAAGTCCAGGTAGAGATGGATGTGTCGAAGCCAGATCTGACCGCAGCACTGCGTGACATCCGTGCCCAGTATGAGAACATCGCTGCAAAGAACATCTCAGAAGCAGAGGAATGGTACAAATCTAAGGTAGGGAGAACAAGCAGTAACACTTGGCTAAAAGACTGGGGATGATTGGAGTGAGTTTTCACTCATGGGATTCACTCGAATTAATCTACATTTGTGCTTCATCTGCTCTTCTTCCCTCTATGTACAGGTGACTGACCTGACTCAGGCAGCAAATAAAAACAACGATGCCATTCGCCAAGCCAAGCAGGAGATGATGGAGTACCGGCATCAAATCCAATCATTCACCTGTGAGATTGATGCGCTCAAGGGCACGGTGAGTGAGCTGCCGCGCCGGATTAATCATGGAGTCAAATTCAGAATACTGGACTTGCATTGAACCATTTCAGGGAggaaagtttttttcttcttccctatgCTCATTGATAACAAATGAAGCATGGAAAAAGCAAACTGCCCAGGGAGGGGGCAGCTGTAGTTTTCCAAAGCTTTCAGATGGAGAGGCCATTCATAATCTCTGAGGGAACCTGACAGAAAATCTGTTTAAGTTCCATGGCCAGCTGAAGACCCTCATGTAGGCTGCCTGGTAAAAGCTCAGCCTATGGCCTCGATCAACAACCTCTTATGCCCCTTGAATGGATGGGAGGGGAGAGGGTGTCTTTTTTATATTCAACAAAAAATGCTAGaaatctcctcctttctttctcctcactGCTTTCCTCCTTTTGACTTCCAGAATGAATCTCTGATGAGGCAGATGAGGGAGATGGAGGAGCGCTTTGCTGGCGAGGCCGGCAATTACCAGGACACAATCCAGAGGCTTGAAGAGGAGATCAGGCATTTGAAGGATGAGATGGCACGGCACCTGCGCGAGTACCAGGACCTGCTCAATGTCAAGATGGCTCTTGACGTTGAGATTGCCACTTACCGCAAGCTGCTGGAGGGTGAAGAGAGCAGGTGAGCACGTGTCTTGTAAGGGTAGCTGCTTAAATCTATTAAGGTTGATAGATGGTTTGTGGGAGGCAGTTTTTCTGATGGAATAATAGCAGGTTTTTACCCTGATTGTGAAGCCTTAGTCTAGCACTGCCACACAATATTCTACTGCAATTCTGGACTGAGATCAGACATCTCACGAGGCCAAAAAGTGGCTttcttggtttggtttattgtgCTAATTCAACCATTGCTGTGGCTTTGTGTGTTGAACCTAGCCTGTTTATGTGAGGAAACACTAGTAAAAGAGACGTGGCTTATCACAGAATCTGAACTCTGCCTTTGTGCTTGGGGACTAAGAAGGAAATCCATCCTTCTGTTGTGACAGTTGGGAAAGAAATAGACCAGTGAATCTCTTGcagtcaaatgtttttttttttctcttttggctGAGCAGTTTGGACTAGTGGGCTTTCATTTTGCGATAATGCTGAATGTGCATGACGATGAAATTTTAGAATTGCAACAGGAAGACTGGAAACCACACTTCAGTATGCAACCCAGAAGAATACAATTAGTTCAAATTTAAGCGGTATTTTTAAAAGGACCATAAGGGATAATGATGgttgttttttgggggaggggggggcaccgCTCTAAAACATAGGAAATctgaaagcagaaaagaaaagacaagGTTATTTTaacctccctttccctccccttctttacAGAATTTCACTGCCCATTCAAACTTTTTCTGCCATCAACTTCCGAGGTAAGTGACATGGATCTGGTCTATGTGGATAAAGGGATCTGTGGGCATGCAAATCACGTGGGATATTTTGTAACGCTAAAGATGGAGCAGAAACAGAGGAAAGCCCCATCCTCAAGGTTCACTTTAGAATGGTGATTCAAAGGA
Encoded here:
- the DES gene encoding desmin, with protein sequence MSFSTQRVSSYRRTFGGGAATPSFPSPSFPRASFGTKGSSASSISSRVYQVSRSAAVPTLSSFRASYSAPMRSAYQGAGEVLDFSLADAMNQEFLQTRTNEKVELQELNDRFANYIEKVRFLEQQNALMVAEVNRLKGKEPTRIAEMYEEELRELRRQVELLTNQRARVDVERDNLIDDLQKLKQRLQEEIHLKEEAENNLAAFRADVDAATLARIDLERRIESLQEEIAFLKKVHEEEIREFQSQLQEQQVQVEMDVSKPDLTAALRDIRAQYENIAAKNISEAEEWYKSKVTDLTQAANKNNDAIRQAKQEMMEYRHQIQSFTCEIDALKGTNESLMRQMREMEERFAGEAGNYQDTIQRLEEEIRHLKDEMARHLREYQDLLNVKMALDVEIATYRKLLEGEESRISLPIQTFSAINFRETSPEQRSSEVHTKKTVTIKTIETRDGEVVSEATQQQHEML